The following DNA comes from Serinus canaria isolate serCan28SL12 chromosome 1A, serCan2020, whole genome shotgun sequence.
ATATAAAGGGGATCAGTTTTAGTTGTATCCCAAAGTCCCCACTGAGGAAGCAGGATTTACAGGTTCCTGCTCCAAAACAGTACGAGATGGGATTTGAAAACCTACTTGCTATATGAAAATAGTTGCTAGCAAGCTATTGGGAAACAGTGTCTAGCCAGAGACTAAAATGTCTGGTTCCTACCTGTTGCTTCTGCTATGCTTTTTTTGGTAATCATGATTTCAGGAGGCTTAAGACACTGGATCCAACCAGTGAGATAGGCAGGAGAAAGTCTTGCTGAAAATGCCCCTAGGGTTAGGTGTGAGCCTGGGATTTCAGCGTCTCCCACAAGCAGGACGTAAGCAGTCCTGACATGCCTGCTGGCAGGAACTCTGTGGACTTAAACATCACTGGGGCAACTACAGGGTAACAGCAGATAAGTAGGGGGTTCAAGGCtcttaaaagcaaataaaagctgctgaaagagaatcaaaattaaaaacccatATGTggaaggtaatttttaaaatgggacTTAGGGATTTTCAAAAATATCATCCTGATATTATataaactaaatttaaaaatacagtataaATGCAATTATATTTCTTCTGTTCTACATTATcataaaaactattttttaacaGATTAAATGCTCAGTTATATAATCTTTTACAGCAGCTTCATAGCAAGGAAACTCTGTCCGTATAAAGCCAATGtaacagagcagaaaatcaAGCTCTTGGTCTAGCTTTCTCTAGTCTCTACTTCACGTTCCTAAAAAGTTAGGGAGATGCAGGAGCAGACCCAAAGTCCAAAGGATATGAAATCTCCAAACTTTTGGTCCAAGACAATCAGAATGCTCCCATTTCACTGAGTATCAACATTACAGTCTAAACAATCTGTCTTGATGTAGCAAAGTCAACAACTTTGCACCTATTACCAGTTCACCCATTCTAGCACATAGCATTCTAGCACAAGTACACTATTGAGGAGATAAATAGACACCCTTTACTATGCTaaagcagtgccacagcttTAATATCTTGAAGAGCTTAACTTTCAAGACAACAGGTTTACTAATTCTTATAAATAtcctacaaaataaaatttaaaaaaatgcgTCACTGTTTTCAACTATGTTGACAACAGCACCATGTCCCCTGCAGTTATTTCAGAGTCCTGACTGTGTGTAGAGCTGATTCCAGTGTCAGAGTCTGTATCGTTTATGTCCAGATTAGTCACTCTATGAACAAAGTCAGGAACAGCAATGCTATTACTGGAGATGCCACTGCCCTTGGATGGCTCTTCATTTGACTGAAGCCTAGTTTCAATGTTGTCCTTAACATGTagtaaattaaattcttctgtAAGAAGTTcatattctttttccttcttttgaagCAGTGAGTCCCTGTACGTAAGCTCTTTCTGAATGCAGCTCAGGTATGAGTTGATTCTCAGACCATCTTTCATGCTTTTTTCCAGCTCACATTTTACACTTTCCAAATCTGAGGTTTCCAGTTCAGCATGAGCTGCTCCTTCTGTGCGAACAGACTCTCCGTTTTTTTCCAGGCATATACCACGTACTTCTCTTTCAATTTCGGCACACAGGTTCTCTATTAATTGTTTGTGATGCTTCAGTCTCTCTTCAACCTGTAAAATTCCCTCACTTTTGCTCAAATAGTCATGCATCTCTTTTTGATCATCTGGCCTACtcccctgctgctcagcctcacTTGTATTGATCATTAAATAGGAGTCCTGCACATAATTT
Coding sequences within:
- the RASSF9 gene encoding ras association domain-containing protein 9 isoform X2 — protein: MASNEREIVVWVCQEEKIVCGLTKRTTCSEVIQALLEEHQTTFGEKKILFGKPSDYCIVEKWRGSERVLPPLTKILRLWKAWGEEQANLHFVLVKSDAFLSFPLWKTAEAKVVQNVEKQWDLSPANYMKMLPIDKQKKIVRKTFRKLAKLKQDSVQQERDNMETLIHLIISQDHTIHQQVLRMKELDMEIEKCEAKFHLDRVANDGENYVQDSYLMINTSEAEQQGSRPDDQKEMHDYLSKSEGILQVEERLKHHKQLIENLCAEIEREVRGICLEKNGESVRTEGAAHAELETSDLESVKCELEKSMKDGLRINSYLSCIQKELTYRDSLLQKKEKEYELLTEEFNLLHVKDNIETRLQSNEEPSKGSGISSNSIAVPDFVHRVTNLDINDTDSDTGISSTHSQDSEITAGDMVLLST